The Camelina sativa cultivar DH55 chromosome 16, Cs, whole genome shotgun sequence sequence GTTTCCAACGATTCAGCAGATGTGGAAGTCGCAAAGGATTGCTCGGTGGCAGAGCTCAAAAGAGCTGTGGAACAAGTTTTCACCATTTCTCCTCTGGAAGGCCACGGCAGGATTTCATGGTACATCATCATCTGTGACTGTGCGTATGAAAAGTTGGAGATTCTACACTTGTTAGAGCTATCTGACACAGTCGTGATCTTCCGCCTACAGGTCCCACGTCTGGGGTCATTTTTGCTTGTGTTATCGTGACCAGAGATTACTCAATGACAAGACTAGCATCCGTTATCTCGGTCTCAATGATGGGGATCAAGTTCGTGTCTTACTCCATCTCCCTTCTACTTAAGAACGCATATTCATTTGCATTGTAATCCCTTTCACTCTACATTTCAGTTACATTTCGTAAGGCATTTGTCCATAGACCACTCTCCTATGAACAAAAGATCCAAGAGCCCCAGTTGCAAGCGCTACCTTGAGTAAGTACTTTTTGACAATCTGCCTTTTATCGTCTCTGCATTCCAATGCTCTGCTGATGAAGCTTCTTTTATGGTAGGTTGGAAATGGAATCCGAAGCCAACGAAAtccaaatacaaaaccaataccaGAACAGTATGGATGATGTAGCTGAGAAGTGTTACCCAGGAGCACAAGACGAGTTACCGGCAGCAGAATTCAGACTAGTGAACCTAATCAAAGGATGGTTGCCTTATGCTGGACGTTGGGGAGTGTCCAGAACAGGACCTGAGAGTCGCAGTGGTCCTTCCAGATTTTCTTTGAAGCATTTCGGTGGCAGGCCCAAGATGTAAAACCGTAAGTCACTTCCTCTTCTTATCTTCCCTACTTCATTTCCTCCTTTCTTTCAGTGATTATTGGTTTATGAAATTGTTGTCCAGGATTGATTCAAAGGATCTATTGTTTGTCTTCATGCATTACGAAAGCTGAAAGAAGGTGCGTTTTTTATTCGCATATTTTCAGCCTAGAACACAGTAGTAAGATCAGCTGATTtgtaataaaacaataataggTTGAGTATGTGTTAATTCAGAAGTGAAATGGCATGGTAAACCTTATACAGGCTGAAAATGGTTTAACCCATACCAACCTACTGAACCCAATAACTGGCCTCACCATTTTGCTTCCACTAGCGTAAGATTATCTTCTTT is a genomic window containing:
- the LOC104752527 gene encoding uncharacterized protein LOC104752527 isoform X2 yields the protein MREEHNPGRDGRRSGGLRSLIEPRFLSSFALNDGGSISGRRSSYLKLPPQGRIKLSVVKLNGSLFDVEVAKDCSVAELKRAVEQVFTISPLEGHGRISWSHVWGHFCLCYRDQRLLNDKTSIRYLGLNDGDQLHFVRHLSIDHSPMNKRSKSPSCKRYLELEMESEANEIQIQNQYQNSMDDVAEKCYPGAQDELPAAEFRLVNLIKGWLPYAGRWGVSRTGPESRSGPSRFSLKHFGGRPKM
- the LOC104752527 gene encoding uncharacterized protein LOC104752527 isoform X1, yielding MREEHNPGRDGRRSGGLRSLIEPRFLSSFALNDGGSISGRRSSYLKLPPQGRIKLSVVKLNGSLFADVEVAKDCSVAELKRAVEQVFTISPLEGHGRISWSHVWGHFCLCYRDQRLLNDKTSIRYLGLNDGDQLHFVRHLSIDHSPMNKRSKSPSCKRYLELEMESEANEIQIQNQYQNSMDDVAEKCYPGAQDELPAAEFRLVNLIKGWLPYAGRWGVSRTGPESRSGPSRFSLKHFGGRPKM